The segment TCGACACAATTAAGGTGGTACCACGGGTCTTAAGCTCGTCCTTTGTATATTAGCAAGGACGGGCTTTTATTATTTTATCAAGGAGGGTTTGGTGTGGTTAGAGATATAAAAATCTTTGACTCTAGCTTGAGAGATGGAGCTCAAGGAGAGGGCATATCCTTTTCTGTTAAAGATAAGATTAAGATTGTTAAAACATTAGACCAGCTGGGTGTTAGTTATATTGAAGCTGGAAACCCTGGCTCTAATTCAAAAGATTTAGAATTTTTCGAAGAATTAAAAAATATAGAACTAAAAAACTCTAAAATAGTAGCATTTGGAAGTACACGAAGAAAAGGAATTAGAGTTGAAGATGATAAAAATGTAATTGCTTTATTAACGGCTAATACTTCTGCCGTAGCAATATTTGGAAAGAGTTGGGATTTCCACGTTACAGATATAATAAAAGCTACATTAGATGAAAATCTTGAAATGATTGAAGATACTATAAGATTTTTTAAAGAAAAAGGTAAAGAAGTTACTTTCGATGCTGAGCATTTTTTTGATGGATATAAAGCTAATCCAGAGTATGCTCTATCTGCTCTTAAGGCTGCTGCAAAATCAGGTGCTGACTATTTAACTTTATGTGATACTAATGGTGGTTCTTTCCCTAACGAAATATATGAGATAACAAAAAAAGTTAAGGAATGCTTTCCTAATGTAAGTCTTGGAATTCACTGTCATGATGACTGTGGAATGGCTGTTGCAAATTCTATAATGGCAGTTGAAGCTGGTGTCACTCAAATTCAAGGTACTTTTATAGGGTTTGGTGAGAGATGTGGAAATACTAATCTTTCTACTGTAATACCAACTCTTCAACTAAAGAAACATTATAACTGTATTCAAAAAGATCAGATATCTAATCTCACTTCTACAGCAAGAAGCGTTGCAGAAATTAGTAATCTGGCTTTACTTAATAATACTCCTTATGTTGGAAGCAGTGCTTTTGCACATAAAGGTGGAATGCACATAGATGGAGTAACTAAATCTTCTGAATCTTTTGAACATATAAATCCTGAATTGGTTGGTAATCGAAGAAGATTTTTAATGTCAGAAGTTGCAGGTAGAAGTAGTATATTATCCTCTATACAGAAAATAAACAAAAATATAACTAAAGATTCTCCTGAAGCACAAAAAGTAATAGATGAACTTAAGCGCTTAGAGCATTTAGGCTATCAGTATGAAGGAGCTGAAAGTTCATTTGAATTAGTTGTAATGAAAGTTTTAGGAATGTATACTCCTAAATTTGAAATAGATTATTTCAAAACCATAGGTGAACATTCTGTAATTGGAGAAGAATTTAACTCCTCTAGTATCGTAAAGGTTAGTGTAGATGGTAAGGAAGAAATTACTGCTGCCCAAGGAAATGGTCCAGTTAATGCTTTAGACAAAGCTCTAAGAAAAGCTTTAGAGGTTTTTTATCCTGAACTTAGAGATGTCTATTTAACAGATTATAAAGTTAGAGTTTTAGATACTGAAAATACTACTTCTGCTAAAGTTAGAGTAATAATTGAATCTACAGATGGCAATAAAACTTGGAGTACTGTTGGAGTATCTTCCGATATTATAGAAGCAAGTCTTATTGCTCTAAGAGATTCAATAGAATATAAATTAATAGCTATAAAAAGTAAAAGTACAAATAATAATCTTATTAATCAAGTAAATGAAATAATAATTTAAAATTATATTATAATAGGAGGTTTTGATTATGGGTATGACAATGACACAAAAAATATTAGCTGCTCATGCAGGTCTAGATAGCGTTAGAGCTGGACAATTTATAGAGGCTAAACTTGACTTAGTTCTAGGAAATGATATTACTACTCCTGTAGCTGTAAATGAATTTAAAAAACTTAACTATGATTGTGTTTTTAATAAATCAAAAATCGCAATAGTTCCTGACCACTTTACGCCTAATAAGGATATAAAGGCTGCTGAACAATGTAAATATATCCGTGAATTCGCTAAGGAGAAAGAAATAGAAAACTTCTTTGAAGTTGGCGAAATGGGTATAGAACATGCTTTAATCCCTGAAAAAGGATTAGTAGTTCCTGGAGATACAGTTATTGGAGCTGACTCTCATACTTGTACTTATGGTGCATTAGGTGCATTTTCTACAGGTATAGGAAGTACTGACATGGCAGCTGGTATGGCAACTGGTAAAGCGTGGTTTAAAGTTCCTAGTGCTATTAAGTTTAATCTTACAGGTAAACCTCAAGGATATGTAAGTGGTAAAGACGTAATCCTTCATATTATAGGTATGATAGGTGTTGATGGAGCACTTTATAAATCTATGGAATTCGTTGGTGAAGGGCTTAAACACTTATCAATAGACGACAGATTTACAATAGCTAATATGGCTATAGAAGCTGGTGCTAAAAATGGTATATTTTTAGTTGATGATATAACTTTAGAATATGTTAAAGAACACTCTACCAAAGAATATACTGTTTATGAGCCAGATGCAGATGCTGAATATGATGAGGTATATGACATAGATTTAAGTACACTACGTCCTACAGTTTCATTCCCTCATCTACCAGATAATACTCGTACAATAGATGAAGTAGGAGATATTGATATAGATCAAGTAGTTATTGGTTCTTGTACAAATGGACGTATTTCTGACTTAAGAGTAGCTGCTGAAATATTAAAAGGTAAAAAAGTTAAAAAAGGTGTAAGAACTATAGTATTCCCAGGAACTCAAAAAATATATCTAGACGCTTTAAGAGAAGGTCTTATAGAAATATTTATAGAAGCTGGTGTTAGCGTAAGCACTCCAACTTGCGGACCTTGTTTAGGAGGTCATATGGGAATACTTGCAAAAGGCGAAAGAGCCGTTGCAACTACAAACCGTAACTTCGTAGGTAGAATGGGCCATGTTGAGTCAGAAGTATATCTAGCAAGTCCAGCAGTAGCTGCCGCATCTGCTTTAACTGGAAAAATAACTAATCCAGAAAACTTATAATATTTTAGGAGGAATAGACATGAAAAAGACAGGAAAAGTTTTTAAATATGGTGACAACGTAGATACAGACGTTATAATCCCTGCAAGATACTTAAATACTTCAGATCCTAATGAGTTAGCTAAATACTGTATGATAGATATAGATGAAGATTTTATTAAAAATGTAAAAAAAGATGACATCATAGTTGCTAATAAAAATTTTGGTTGTGGTTCTTCAAGAGAACATGCTCCTTTAGCTATAAAAGCAGCTGGAGTATCGTGTGTTATAGCAAAAACTTTTGCTAGAATATTCTACAGAAACTCTATAAATATAGGTTTACCTATATTAGAATGTCCTGAAGCTGTTGATAAAATAGATGCTGGTGATGAAATCGAAGTAAACTTTGTAGAAGGTAAAATAACTAACCTAACTAAAAATGAAACTTATCAAGCTGAACCATTTCCAGAATTCATGCAAAAACTTATTAGTAAAGATGGATTAGTGAATTATATAAAAAAATAATAATTTAGATAGCTTAGGAGGAATAAACATGAATTATAATATAGCTGTAATCCCTGGCGATGGTATAGGTCCAGAGATAGTTGATGAAGCTTTAAAAGTTCTTAATAAAATAGGTGAAATTTATGGTCATGAATTTAAATATACAGAAGTATTAGCTGGAGGAATTGCTATAGATGAAACTGGTAACCCTCTTCCAAATGAAACTGTAGACGTTTGTAAAAAAAGTGATGCTGTTCTATTAGGCGCTGTTGGTGGACCTAAGTGGGATACACTTCCTGGACATTTAAGACCAGAAGCTGGTCTTCTTAAAATAAGAAAAGAATTAGGTTTATTTGCTAATTTACGTCCAGCATTACTTTATAAAGCCCTTAAAGATGCTTCTCCACTAAAACCAGAAGTAATCGGTGACAGTCTTGACATATGTGTTGTTCGTGAATTAACTGGAGGTATCTACTTTGGAGAAAGAGGACGTTCTGAAGATGGTCAAAGTGCATATGATACAGAGTCATATTCAGTTAAAGAAATAGATAGAATCACGAGAGTTGCATTTGAAATAGCCAGAAAAAGAGGAAATCTTGTCACTAATATAGATAAAATGAACGTATTAGAAAGCTCTAGATTATGGAGAGAAACTGTTCTTGAAGTAGCTAAAGATTATCCTGATGTTACTTTAAACCACTTACTAGTAGATAATGCTGCTATGCAGTTAGTTCGTGACCCTAAACAATTCGATGTTGTGGTTACTACAAATATGTTTGGAGATATATTATCAGATCAAGCTAGTATGTTGACAGGATCTATAGGAATGCTTCCATCTGCTAGTTTAGCTGAAGGTAAATTTGGATTATACGAACCAAGTCATGGTTCAGCTCCAGATATTGCAGGACAAAATAAGGCTAACCCATTAGCTACTATTCTTTCTGTAGCTATGATGCTAAGATATTCATTTGACCTTGAAAATGAAGCAAAAGCTATTGAAACTGCTGTAGAATCTGTATTAGATAATGGGTATCGTACAGGAGATATTTATAGCGAAGGGTGTAAGCTAGTTGGTTGTAAAGAAATAGGTGATTTAGTAGTAGATTACCTAAAATAATGATAATAGCTTTAAATAAAAAACAGCAAGGATTTTTAAAATCCTTGCTGTTTTTTATTTATAAGGTTAAAGTACTTACCGTCAATAAAAGAAGCTATATTTTCAAGTCCACTATTTATAATTACTTAGTAGCTGTAATGTACGCTGACATAATATACTCATCTACTTTTAAATTATGTCCCCACTTTTTAGCATATTCTTCTGATACCTCTTTAGTATCAATATTTATATTCTTAAATCCAGAATTTTCTAAAATTCTTCTTAAGTCTTCAACTGAAGAAGCTCCAGTTACTCATCCACAGTATAATTTTTCATCATTTTTCATCTCATCTGTTAACTCATTTATAAGTATGACATCTGATATAGCGATTCTACCTCCAGTTTTAAGTACACGATATGCTTCATTATACACTCTTTGTTTATTAGGAGATAGATTTATAACACAGTTAGATATAATTACGTCTACTATATTATCTGCTACAGGAAGATTTTCGATTTCTCCTAATCTAAATTCTACATTCTTGTAGTTACCTTTTACTATATTTGATCGGGCTTTGCTAATCATTTCAGGTGTCATATCAACACCAATAACATGTCCATTTTCCCCCACTTTATTAGCTGCTAAAAAGGAATCAAATCCACCTCCACTTCCAAGGTCTAAAACAGTTTCTCCTTCTTTTAAGTTTGCTATTAACTGAGGATTTCCACATCCAAGTCCCATATTAGATTCTTCTGGTACAGAAGTAATATCTTTTTTAGAGTATCCTATACTAGTAGATACTTTACTTGCAGATGCTTTTAATTTAGGTGCTCCACCGCAACAGCTTTTTTTAGATTTAGATTCTACTGCAATATTTTTATAACTTTCTCGAACAGATTTAATTATATTATCTTTTTTTAAATCATTCACTTATATCCATCTCCTTTTTATGCTCATTTATTTTATACTATAACCATCCATTTTATTTATTTCTTATTTAAACTATAAAAGTATATATTTTTTAACTTTAATATGACATAGCGTTAATTTTACAATATCTATTAACTCTTTTAGTCATTGGTTATATTACTTAGTTCCTCGATCATACCTATAATATCTAAAATCTTTCTATCTAAGATACTATAATGTATCCACATCCCTTCTTTTCTAGCTTTTACGACTTTAGCTTCTCGTAATATTCTAAGGTGTTGTGACAAATTTGATTGACTAAATTCAACATCTTCATTTAATTTACAAACACAAAGTTCACCATCGGCTAATTTTTTTATTATTTTTAATCGTATTGGATGGGCAAGTGCTTTTAAAAGTTTTATCTCATTTTCTATTTGACTCACCTCTTTTACTATATAAGCATTTCCTAATATACTTATATAGTATACTAAAAATAAAATTATTTCAATAAAAAAACTCTTTCCTAGATTTGTTATTCATCATAACCATTGCTAGAAAAGAGCTTTTATTTTTACTTAAAAACCACCAGCACCGCCTCCACCAGCGCCACCAGTTCCTCCTCCAGTGAAACCTCCTCCAGAACCTGTAGATGGCGATATGGTAGATTCAAATGATGAGTTTATACTTTTATTAAAATCACCATTATTACCAAATATAATATACCAGTATAGCCAACTGTTAGTAAAGACTTGTTGCTTATATGAATTTTCTTCCTTTATATTAAACTTATCTACAATATCTTTATTTAAACCCAATGCTATAGAATATACAATAGAAAAATCTAAAGAATACTTTAATATATCTTCTATGTTCTCACTACCATTTAAGCTTTGAATGTATATTTTGAATTTTTTCCACTTATTATATTCTATATATCCTTTATCACTTTTTCTTCCTATAAGATACGAGCTGTACATTATTCCGTATATAGATAATATTAATAATACAAATCCACTTAAAGCATTATAAACTAATGCAATTATCGATATTACAATGAATGAGACAAAAATTATTAATAGTTTTGTTCCAATTTTTTTTGCTTTTTTATCAAAGTATTCTTTTCCGTAAATAGAGTTTTTAATTATATCTTTCCATTTATATATTTTTTCTTCTAGATCACTATCTTTCTTTTCTCCATATTTTTTTATTTTTTTAGTAGTTACAAATGTCCCATTACCTATATCATTAATCAGTAAATTCATAAAATATTTTTCATGCTCTTTTAATTTATCATCTATATCTTTTATTTTAGTTATTTTAAAGTTTTGTATTTCTTCCTTATCCTTATCTTCCTTGTCAATATATTTATCTTTTCCTTCTTGTCGTATTCTCAAATACCCTTTTCTACACAAATCAAGTATAGTTGCCATAATGCTATCTGTAGAAACATATTTATTCATTATGAAGCTAACTTCTGCTGGAGTATTATCTGTCATTTCATAGTTATTATAATCTAAATTTAATAAATTTCTATTTCTTTTAAACTTAAAAAAGCTAATAAATAACGTTATTATGGCAAACCCACTTAATACAAAACTTATCTTATACAGTAATCTTCCTAGTTTTTTCTCAACTTGTTCTTTTCTCTTAATATCCTCAGCATATGCTTTCTCTTCACTCATTATTTCATCATATTTATTCTTCTTGACTATATTACTAGACTGTTTCACGAACTCTTTTGGAAACAATATCCTTACTGTAACATTGTTATTATCTGCTATGTCTTCAACTTTTACTTTTATAAGGTTACCATCACCATAGTTTATTTTACCATTTAAAGGTCCATGCCCAAATATTTTTACATCTTCTCTATTAAATGAATATGGCAATTTAAGATTAATTCTAAGTTTTTCTATATGATTTTCATTCTCTTTTCCAATAAAGTTATAGTAAAGTTCTCCTGTGTCATTATATTTTATTGCCACATTTTTAATGGTATAACTAATCCTAAATGTCTTTGATTCATCTTCAGATGGAGAAAAAACTTTTACTCTATATTCATCTTTATTATTTTCTATTACATATACTCCTTTGTCTCCTTTAGATGCTCTGTCAACTTTTCTATACTCATAATCTTTTTTCCCAGAATCAATTTCTTTAACTTTTATATCTTCTATTCCAGATGTTTTATTTAAAAGTATATTTCTAAATACTCCATTAAAGTATTTAGAAAAGCTAAATGTGATATCTTCTTGTATATGTAAATCTCCATTTTCTTTTAGTCTAGAATCTATTCTCCAATTAGTTATAGTAAGAGAATCATCAGCTTTTACTACCTGCTGATATCCTAATAAAAATGTAAATATAAAGAATACTGAAAATATTACTTTCATTATTTTTTTCATAATACTTATTCCCCTTTTATAATGCATTGCTATATTTTAAAACAGTTAGATATTTTATATATTTTTCTATTTAAACTAATAATTATTTTACAGAAACATACTCGTTTCCCTTTATATAAAACCTCCATAAATAATCTTTAGCTTCTTCTGCATAGTCTATTCCTATACGCTTAGAATGTATTATATCAAACTTTTCTTCAAATTCTTGTTTCTTTATAAATATTTTATTTTCACATAGATCTTCTTTATTTAAACTTCTATCTATATTAAATGCCATACACAACTTACCAGGTCCATTAGTTAAATTTTTTATTTGCTTTTTATTTAACTCATTATAAGGCTTCTTAAATCTATTTAAAGCCATTTCATCTAATCCTTCAACAGGTTCCAATGCTCTTACTAGAACTGCTTCTGGTCTTCCTTCCTCTCTTGTAACTACATTAAAACAATTATACATTCCATATATAAGATATATATAAGCCACCCCAGGTTTACCATACATAACTTCTACTCTTGGTGTTCTTTTTCCTCCATAGGAATGTGCTGCTTTATCTATAGGCCCCATATATGCTTCTGTTTCAACTATTTTTCCTATTAGTTTCTTATTATCTACTTGATAAACCAATAGCTTTCCTAACAAATCTTTCGCTACCTCTATTGTATCTCTATTATAAAATTTTCTATCAAGTTTACTGTTCATTTTTCCTCCTTAAATTCTCGATATTTACTATATATTATAACTTAATAATCTAAAAAAATAATAAAATCTCTAGCTTTTCAAAATTAATATTAAATATTTGAAAAATTAGAGATTTATCATAGACATTATACTAAGTCTTAACTTTGTAAGCAAATAATTCTTAATCCAGTAAATATGGTGTTTCTTGATATACATAATAGTTCAACCAGTTTGAATATAATAGACTAGCATGACTTCTCCATCTTACAATAGGCTCTTTGTTAGGATCATCATTCGGAAAATAATTTTTTGGTATTTCCACGTTTTCTAGTCCTTTAGATGCATCTCTGTCATATTCTTTTTTTAGTGTAAAAGGATCATACTCTGAATGACCTGTTACAAATATTTGTTTACCATCATTAGTAGCAACTATATATACTCCTGATTCATCTGATTCTGACAGTATTTCTAACTCAGGTACATTTTCTATATCTTTTCTAAATACGTCTGTATGCCTTGAATGTGGAGCATAGTAAAAGTCATCAAAACCTCTCATAAGCTTATTTTTCTTATCGTTTACTTTATGAAGAAATACACCAAATATTTTTTTATCCACTGAATATTTATTAACTCCATAGTGATAATAAAGACCTGCTTGTGCTCCCCAACATATATGGAAAGTAGAAGTAACATTAGTCTTTGTGAACTCAAATATTCTCACTAATTCATCCCAATATTCTACTTCCTCAAATGGCATTTGTTCTACAGGAGCTCCTGTTATAATCATTCCATCAAATTTTTTATGTTTTATTTCATCAAAAGTTTTATAAAAACTTCCTAAGTGTTCTTTACTAGTATTCTTAGATTGATATGTTGCTGTATGCAGTAGTGTAATCTCTACCTGTAGTGAAGTATTTCCTAAAAGTCTAAGTAGCTGAGTTTCCGTTTCTATCTTAGTGGGCATAAGATTAAGAATTACAATTTTTTGTGGTCTAATATCTTGTGTTAACGCCCTTTTTTCTCCCATAACAAATATATTTTCATTAGTCAGTATTTTATAGGCTGGAAGTTCATTAGGTATTACTATTGGCATAGTTACTTCTCCTTTCTAAAATAAAAAAACTTCTTTCTGATGAAAGAAGTTTAATTTCTAATTCTCTCATCTTCTCGGTATCATATACCGCTGGATTTAGCACCATAGTATAAACTTGGTTGCCGGATTTCATAGGGCCAGTCCCTCCATCACTCTTGATGAGTACCATATTTATATGTCTATTGCAATTATTATATTAATAATATAAGCTTATGTCAAGATTTTTCTTAAAATTCTCAATCTTCAAACTATTTTTTTATATTATTTAATAATGCTAATATTGCTAATTCATATCCGTAAGTTCCAAAGCCACTTATTTGTCCAATACAAGCCGGTGCAGTAACTGATTTTCTTCTGAACTCTTCTCTCGCATGAACATTACTAATATGAACCTCTACAGTAGGAATATCTACAGATTTTAAAGCATCATATATTGCTATACTATAGTGTGTATAAGCACCAGGGTTAATTATAATACCATCATACTTCTCATAGGCATTATGTATAAAACCTACTATTTCACCCTCTATATTGCTTTGTAAAATATCTAACTTTATATTAAAATCATTCTCTTTACTTTTCAATATTGAACACATGCTTTCATAATTTTCTGTTCCATATATATTTTTTTCTCTTATACCAAGCATGTTTATATTAGGTCCATTTATTACTAGTATTTTCATTTTATTATTCATCTCCAAGAATATTATATTTAATTATGTCTATAAGCTTGTTAACAGCACAATCCATATCCTCATTATTTATTATTTCATAGTCACAGTAGTTTTTATATAACTTATATCTTTCTTCATATAGTTCATATACTTTTTCCTTACCATCTTTAAGCAATGGTCTCTTAGCTACATCTACATCCGAGATTATATCTTCAACAGGTCTATTTATAAATATAATTACACCATTTTCTTTTAGTATATTTATATTTTCAACTCTTTTTACTACTCCTCCTCCTGTTGATATAATTACAGGGTAATTTCTTGATACTTCTTTTACTGCTTTGCTTTCTATGTCTCTAAAATGCTCTTCTCCATTTTTAAAAATCTCAGATATACTTTTACCTTCATTATCGACTATATATTCGTCTATATCGCAAAATTTCACGTTTAATTTATCTGATAACAACTTTCCTATAATAGTCTTCCCACAACCTGGCATTCCAATAAGAACTATATTTTTATTAATATTTATCATAATTGGGACCTCCTAAGCGGTCTTTAGTATAAAATCTTTAAACATGACTTTTATAATTTCCTAGCAATTTAAAATATAGGCTATTTTTCTCTAAATCAGCAATAGCTTTTCTTAAGTTTTCATCTTTTAAATTACCTTCAAAATCTATATAAAAGAAATATTCCCAAGATTTATCTATTATAGGTCTAGACTCAATTCTTTGCATGTTTAAATTATTTTCAGCAAAGTAGTTTAAAGCACTATATAAAGCTCCTGGTTTGTGAGGTACAGACATAACTACACTTACCTTATTACTTTCTTCATCTATCTCTAGATTTTTACCTATTATAATAAATCTTGTATGATTATTGTTATTGTAATTTATACTAGACGCTATTATTTCTAAGTCATATAGCTCTGCTGCTTTTCTACTTGCTATAGCTGCTCTCTCTATTCTATTACTTTCTTTAACAAGTTTTGCACTTTCAGCAGTATTTCTATAAGGAAATAACCTCCAAGATGAACTAGTTTTTAAAAATTCACTACTTTGTTGTAATGCTTGAGGATGTGAGTAAATTTCTTTTATATCTTCTAATTTGCTTCCTTTGATTCCAAGTAAGTTATGATCTACTTTTACACTTCTTTCTCCTACTATATAAAAACCATATTTTCTTAGTAGATCACATACTTCAGAAATTCCACCTGTAGATGAGTTTTCTATAGGAAGAATTCCATAATCAACGTCCTCGTTTTTTAACTGCTTAAACACATCTTCAAATTCAGCTACATTGCATCTAGGAGTATTTTCTCCAAAATATTCTATAAGAGCTTGCTCACTAAATGCGCCAGGAACTCCTTGAAAACATACTTTTATATTTTCTTTTTTTTCTTTAATACTATTAAATATATTATATACACTTGATGATTTGTTATCATATTCATGTTCACAGAATATTTTCTTTGCTTGTATTCTTCGACTTATTGCCATTAATTCTTTATAAAACTCTTCCAATGCTTTTTCATACTCTTTATCTTTTAAGTAAGTTTTATTTCTACGAATAACTTCCTCTTCTCTAGAATTATCAAAAATAGGTTGATTGTTTTTTTCTTTATACTGAGCAACTTGTATAACTTTAGACATTCTTTCTTCAAAGAGTTTCGTTATTTCCTTATCTATACAGTCTATTCTTGTTCTAATATCATCAAGTTCATTCACTATATCTCCCCCTTTTCCATCATCAAATCTAATATAGTGATAGCAGAAACAGATTCTATAACTGGAACTGCTCTTTGAACTATACATGGATCGTGACGTCCATGAACTTCTAATTCTTTATTTTCCTTACTAGCTATATCTATTGTTTTTTGTTTTTTAGAAATAGATGGTGTTGGCTTTATAGCTACTCTAAATATAACAGGCATGCCATTTGTAATTCCACCAGTTATACCACCATTGTTATTAGTGTAGGTTTTAACTTTATCATTTTCTATAAAGTACTGA is part of the Gottschalkia purinilytica genome and harbors:
- the aroQ gene encoding type II 3-dehydroquinate dehydratase encodes the protein MKILVINGPNINMLGIREKNIYGTENYESMCSILKSKENDFNIKLDILQSNIEGEIVGFIHNAYEKYDGIIINPGAYTHYSIAIYDALKSVDIPTVEVHISNVHAREEFRRKSVTAPACIGQISGFGTYGYELAILALLNNIKK
- a CDS encoding shikimate kinase, which translates into the protein MININKNIVLIGMPGCGKTIIGKLLSDKLNVKFCDIDEYIVDNEGKSISEIFKNGEEHFRDIESKAVKEVSRNYPVIISTGGGVVKRVENINILKENGVIIFINRPVEDIISDVDVAKRPLLKDGKEKVYELYEERYKLYKNYCDYEIINNEDMDCAVNKLIDIIKYNILGDE
- the pheA gene encoding prephenate dehydratase, which produces MNELDDIRTRIDCIDKEITKLFEERMSKVIQVAQYKEKNNQPIFDNSREEEVIRRNKTYLKDKEYEKALEEFYKELMAISRRIQAKKIFCEHEYDNKSSSVYNIFNSIKEKKENIKVCFQGVPGAFSEQALIEYFGENTPRCNVAEFEDVFKQLKNEDVDYGILPIENSSTGGISEVCDLLRKYGFYIVGERSVKVDHNLLGIKGSKLEDIKEIYSHPQALQQSSEFLKTSSSWRLFPYRNTAESAKLVKESNRIERAAIASRKAAELYDLEIIASSINYNNNNHTRFIIIGKNLEIDEESNKVSVVMSVPHKPGALYSALNYFAENNLNMQRIESRPIIDKSWEYFFYIDFEGNLKDENLRKAIADLEKNSLYFKLLGNYKSHV